One Sulfuricurvum sp. DNA window includes the following coding sequences:
- a CDS encoding aldolase/citrate lyase family protein, with protein sequence MNIIEREMVEVLTKLKNEYGVIEIKAEYENEGSRQDELMRLKDVAGKVNLPIIIKIGGVEAITDIYNAITLGVSGIIAPMAETKFAVSKFVNAVDTFVAEDNREDIEFAFNVETITAYNNIDDILSLENINLLSGVTIGRVDFTASMEKDRNFADSDEMLEYCTKIFQKSRAKGLKCGLGGAISTNSSEFIKSLVSQNLIDKYETRKIVYNKDAIHNISDGILAGVEFELLWLKSKRRYYQRIKSEDEKRIEMLEKRLGQK encoded by the coding sequence CGAGATGGTAGAGGTTTTAACAAAGCTTAAAAATGAGTATGGTGTCATTGAGATTAAAGCTGAATATGAAAATGAGGGTAGTAGACAAGACGAACTCATGCGATTAAAAGATGTTGCCGGAAAAGTAAATTTACCGATTATTATCAAAATCGGAGGAGTTGAAGCAATTACCGATATTTATAATGCTATTACGCTGGGAGTATCAGGGATAATAGCTCCAATGGCAGAAACGAAGTTTGCTGTAAGTAAATTTGTCAATGCTGTGGATACATTTGTTGCTGAGGATAATCGTGAAGATATCGAGTTTGCATTCAATGTGGAAACTATTACCGCTTATAACAATATTGATGATATCTTAAGTCTTGAAAATATTAATTTACTCTCTGGTGTTACTATCGGTAGGGTAGATTTTACAGCATCCATGGAGAAAGACAGAAATTTTGCGGATAGTGATGAAATGCTTGAATATTGTACAAAAATATTTCAAAAATCGAGAGCAAAAGGTCTCAAATGTGGATTGGGCGGAGCAATATCTACTAATTCGTCTGAATTTATAAAATCACTGGTTTCACAAAATTTGATCGATAAATATGAAACTAGAAAAATTGTCTATAATAAAGATGCAATACATAACATTTCGGATGGTATTTTAGCGGGTGTTGAGTTTGAACTACTATGGCTTAAAAGCAAACGAAGATATTATCAACGTATTAAAAGTGAAGATGAAAAAAGAATTGAGATGTTGGAAAAACGTTTAGGGCAAAAATGA
- a CDS encoding GtrA family protein — translation MSKHEQKIRYLIVGGWNTVFGYGVFAGLYFWLEGSVHYLVILAISYILSITNAYVGYKFFVFKTKGNIVREYFRFYVVYGTAFLVNLIVLPFLVEVGGLNMYVAQAFVTFLTIIGSYIMHKNFSFKV, via the coding sequence GTGAGTAAGCACGAACAAAAAATTCGTTATCTGATTGTGGGTGGATGGAATACTGTTTTTGGATACGGTGTATTCGCCGGCTTATACTTTTGGTTGGAGGGTTCTGTACATTATTTGGTGATTCTCGCTATAAGCTACATTCTTAGCATCACTAACGCATACGTAGGATATAAATTTTTTGTTTTTAAAACCAAAGGAAATATAGTTAGAGAATATTTTCGATTTTATGTTGTTTATGGAACAGCATTTCTTGTTAATTTGATTGTTCTCCCGTTTTTGGTTGAGGTAGGTGGATTAAATATGTATGTAGCTCAAGCTTTTGTAACTTTTCTGACAATTATTGGGAGTTATATAATGCACAAAAACTTTTCGTTTAAGGTATAA
- a CDS encoding NAD(P)-dependent oxidoreductase, which translates to MNIFITGAHGFVGRNLTEYLSRTSKYTLFTPKSSELNLLDENAVDEYVSNHNIEIIIHGANRGGGRDTAEINDVVHTNLRMFFNIAKQSTKVKKIIHLGSGAEYGKHKPIVDALEVDALLALPQDDYGFYKSICARYIDRCDNIYNLRIFGAYGKYENYRFKFISNAIVKNLLGLPIEIMQNVYFDYIDIDDMVAMIKYFIEHDGQYRTYNISKGEKVDLVTLAQTINEVSEFKSDITVKNLGLNLEYTSLNNRIMSEYRFHLSTHRETITRLMDYYRGILPQIDVDEIRGDDLAKKIAVAKKL; encoded by the coding sequence ATGAATATTTTTATTACCGGAGCTCACGGCTTTGTCGGTCGTAATTTAACCGAGTATCTTAGTCGTACATCCAAATACACATTATTTACCCCTAAAAGCAGTGAACTCAATCTATTGGATGAAAATGCAGTTGATGAATACGTTAGCAACCATAATATAGAGATTATCATACATGGTGCTAACCGAGGAGGCGGGCGCGATACTGCTGAGATAAATGATGTCGTTCATACGAATCTTCGGATGTTTTTTAATATCGCTAAACAATCCACAAAAGTAAAAAAGATTATTCACCTAGGAAGTGGTGCGGAGTACGGTAAACATAAACCGATAGTAGATGCTCTCGAAGTGGATGCTTTATTGGCATTGCCGCAGGATGATTATGGATTTTATAAATCTATCTGTGCCCGTTATATTGATAGATGTGACAATATTTATAATCTCCGTATTTTTGGAGCATACGGGAAATATGAGAACTATCGATTTAAATTTATCTCCAATGCCATCGTCAAAAATCTTTTAGGGCTTCCGATAGAGATTATGCAAAATGTCTATTTCGATTATATTGATATCGATGATATGGTGGCAATGATTAAGTATTTTATTGAGCATGATGGACAATATCGCACCTATAATATCTCCAAAGGGGAGAAAGTAGATTTAGTAACTTTGGCGCAAACGATCAATGAAGTGAGTGAATTTAAATCAGATATTACCGTTAAAAATTTGGGTTTAAATCTAGAATATACTTCATTAAACAATCGCATAATGAGTGAGTATCGTTTTCACTTATCAACACACAGGGAAACTATCACACGTCTGATGGATTACTATCGAGGTATATTGCCACAGATTGATGTGGATGAGATCAGAGGCGATGATTTAGCAAAAAAAATTGCTGTTGCAAAAAAATTATGA